The Natrinema amylolyticum genome includes the window CATACGACTCAGTGTGACGAACGTCGACTTCCCGCGTTCGGCTACCGCTGGACCGTCCTCGATCTGATCTCGTCGCCCTCGCGCCACTGATAGTAGTGATATTCGGTGTCGCCGATTTCCGTCACCGAGACCGTCGCACGCTCCGGGACGCCCTCGGGATACGCGTCCGGATCGGCTGCCGATTCCGATTCGCTCTCGCCTCGCGCTTCCTTCCACGCAGCTACGTCGTCGATGTACGCACTCACTGTCCGGAGCGTCGCTGCGTCTCGCTCGAGGAGTTCCGCGAGTACCTCGCCGTCCACGCCGTCCAGTTCCGGTGGTGGTGTCGGTCGCTCGTCCGCGGTCATATACGCCGATGACGGACGGTCGCCGTAAAACGTCGTCTTTCGCCTCGAGATCGCTTCGCTCGAGACGCTTGTGATCAGTTGACTCGGTCCATATTGAGTCCTAGTATCCGTTGGTACCCAATTACGTGTGGATTTATATACACGAACGAGGTGCCTATAGCTGACAATGAGTTCACAGCAACACCGCTCCGCGACACAGATCGATCCGGTTCCCGACGACCTCGAGTCAGCACAGGCGAAACTCGTCTACATCTATCTCGACGTGGTCGAGGGCGCAACGGTCGACGAACTGGAGGAGATACTGGCGATGAAGAAGATCAACATTCTGAGTATACTGAACTCGCTTTCGAGTGCCGGCTACGTCGAACGGACCGGGTCGGAGTACGCCGCGAACTGACCGGGAGGCAGTGCCACCGACAGCGTCGAGTCGTTGTTCTCGCCGTGCCGTCGAAAATGAAATCGATTCGCGGGGAGTCGCTTCGGTGCGGGCATCGGGTTCCACGCCGTCGGAGCGACGGTGCCGAGAGCCAGCGGTCGTCGCAGTCGGTCAGTTAGAACGTCTCGAGGTAGCGGTCGAGTTCCCAGTCGGAGACGTCGACGAGGTAGTCCTCGAACTCCTGGCTCTTGGCCTCGACGAACTTGGGTCCGACGTGCTCGCCGAGCGCGCTGTAGATGACTTCGTCCTCCTCTAAGGCCTCGACGGCCTCGCCGAGGTTCGTCGGCAGCGTGTCGATGCCGTACTCCTCGCGTTTCTCCTCGTCGAACTCGTAGATGTTCTCTCGGACCGGGTCGGGGCAGTCGAGGTCGCGCTCGACGCCGTCGAGACCCGCGTGGATGAGCGCCGCGAGCGCGAGGTAGGGATTACACGATGGATCGGGGAAGCGGGCCTCGATGCGCGAGGCGGCCGGGACGCGGGCGGCCGGCTTGCGGATCAGCGCCGAGCGGTTACGGTCCGACCAGGCGACGTAGACCGGTGCCTCGTAGCCGGGCACCAGGCGCTTGTAGCTGTTGACGGTAGGGTTCGAGACCGCCGTGATCGCCGGTGCGTGCTCGAGGATCCCGGCGATAAAGGAGTGGGCGGTCTCCGAGAGGTCGAACTCGTCGTCCTCGTCGTGGAACGCGTTCTCGCCGTCCTCGAACAGCGAGAGGTGCGTGTGCATGCCCGAGCCGTTGATGCGCGGGATCGGTTTCGGCATGAACGTCGCGTGCTGGTCGTGCTTGGCGGCGATCGCGCGGACGACGGTCCGGAACGTCGCGACGTTGTCGGCCGTCGAGAGCGCGTCGTCGTACTCGAAGTTGATCTCGTGTTGGCCCTTGGCGACCTCGTGGTGGCTCGCTTCGATCTCGAAGCCCATGTCCTCGAGGCCGTAGATGATGTCCCGGCGAACGTCGCTGGCGAGGTCTTTCGGCGCGAGGTCGAAGTAGCCGCCGTGGTCGCCCGTCTCGGTCGTCGCGCGGCCGTCCTCGTCCTCTTCGAAGAGGAAGAACTCCGGCTCGGGTGCGGCGTTGACCGTGTATCCGAGCTCGTCGGCGCGCTCGAGGGCGTTCTTGAGAACGCGTCGCGGATCGCCCTCGAAGGGCTCGCCCGTCGACGTATCGATGACGTCACAGATCATGCGGGCCGACGCGCCGTCCTCGCGGTTCTGCCACGGGAGGACCGCGAACGTGTCGGGATCGGGTTTGAGCCGCATGTCCGACTCCTGAATGCGCACGAACCCTTCGATCGAGGAGCCGTCAAAGTAAATCCCCTCGGTGAAGGCCTTCTCGGCCTGTCGGGCCGGCACGGAGACGTTCTTGACCGTCCCCAGAATGTCGGTAAACTGCAGGCGAAGGAAGTCGATGTCTTCCTCCTCGATTTCGTCCAGTACCTCCTCTTCCGCAGCGGTCAGATTTCCGTTCGTCATCTTCTGCTCGCCTAAGCCAACGGATTCTACTATTAAAACTCTACTGTTGTTGGCGAATATCCGCAAATAGCTCGAAAAGTGGTCAAACGTACGTTGTAATATGATATATTCGGAGTGCGGATGACATCGGACGAAAAACTCACGTCAAAATTGAATAGTCGTTCGGATGCCGCCATCACCACCGTCGGTAATTGTCGCTTGCGGTCGGTCCGGCCGTCGCTCGACGAATCGGTTAGCGGGTTCCGAAACGCCCGCGGATACCAGCGGTCGCTCCGACACCGACGAACGCGGCCAGACTCGAGACCCCGACGTCGACGCTCACTCGCCAGATCGCCGCCGACGCGCGGACCGCCCGCTCCCAGGCCACCAGTGGTCCGTTCGTCGCTCGCTCGCGCGATGAATTGGTCGACTGCGGCCGTTTCGCGAGCGTCGTCTCACAACCGGGGCAGACGTACGCATCGTACCGGTCTCGAGATTCCACTAGCCAGTCACCGTCGACCGGACTCGAGTGGTCGCACTCCCAGCAGAACAGCGTCGCTTTCCGGGGGGTCGGCGCACCGTCGTCGTGGTCAGTTGCGGGCCGAGTCATCGAGCGTTGGTACAGGACCCAGCTATAAAGTCACACTCCGTAATCAGTTCACACAATACAATTTCCCGGTGAATCTTCGATACGACACCGTCAACCGAGCCGGGAAATGCGCAGTGGTCACGTGACTCTGGCCCACGAGTGACCGACGAGGCCGTCGCTCTCGAGTCGCCTCGACGTCCGTCAGGGGTTTCCGCCGAGGATCCGTAGCCGCGACTATGGCCGCAACCAGCAAACCGAGCCGATTTGAGACGGGCGAAGAGCTCGACGAGTTCGTGGCGAGCCACGACGTTGCGCTCGTGGAGTTCTACACCAGCGGCTGTGCGCTGTGTCAGGCGATGGAACCGGTACTCGGTAACGTCGCCCGCGCGACGGACGTCGCGATCGGAATGGTCAATCCCGGCGACGACATCGAACTCGTCGACCGGTTCGACATTCGGTCGGTGCCGACGCTGATCCTGTTCGAGGACGGAGCGGAGACCGCGCGGCTGGCGGAGGGGTTCCAGGGCGGTGACGCGGTGACCGACTTCCTCGAAACCCACGTTCCGACCGCCGTCGACGCCGACTGAGGCGAGTAGTCGACGGCGCGTCGATCGACACACCCTTCTCACCGCTCACTCGAATTCGTCTATCGTGTCCGACCGGCGACGGTGGTCGACGAGAACGGCTCGCCCGACGGCCGCCACCACCTCGGCTCCTGAGATCGCCGGTCGACAGGGAGAGGAGACGGCGGCAGAACGGACGATACCGAACGGTCGCCCGCCGGACTCGAGATTCGAATTGATCGATTGCGCGTGCGGGCACGAGGAAGGTCTGCCGCCCGCGTCGAACTCGTGCGGCTACTCGTCGGGCTCGAGTTCGCTCGGATCGAGGTCGCCTGCGAGGTACCGCTCGCCCGCGTCGGTGATCTCGTAGACGCCGGGCATGTGGCGTTTCAGGAGGCCGTACTTGGCCAGTTCTCGACACCGGTAGGCCGCGAACTTCCCGGGGCAGATCCCCTCCTCTTCGAACTGGCTCGGCTCGAAGACGTCCTCCGACTGTATGAACTCGAGGATGCGCCCGTCGGCGGCGTCCATCCACCTGGCGTCGATTTCCGATCCGGCGTCGGCATAGATCGGGGCTCCGGCCTTCGTCTCGACAACGTGTCCACCCTCCGCGTGGCTGTGAGCCTCCGTTTCGACCGTGATATCGGTGTCTGTCTCGACACCGGTGTCCCTCTCCGCATCGGCGTCGGAAGTGTGGTCGTCCATGTGGGGACGTTGGATCCCCTTCCAGGAGTATGTTTACGTCTCGGTTCGCCGGGAGAGTACAGCGCGGGCGTCTCGATCGGTACGGCTCCCCGGTTTCGGACGATACGCTGCGCGTGAGAGGAAGAACGCGTCCGGTTACGACTGCGACCGCTCCGGTACGTCGTAATCGACGTGAACGTTCGGGGTGGTCGCCGGCGTCCGGCCCGTGATCCCGCGATCGACAAATGTCACGTCAGTCAACTCGCCGCTGAACCGAACCGTCACCGTGCCGTTCTCGACCGTTCCCTCGACCGTCGTCCCCGAGAGGACGGTCACGTCAGTCACCTCGTCCTCGTCGGCCGGTTCGATCTCGCCGTCGACAGTGAGTTCGAAACTCGAGGGCACTCCCTGACCGATGATCGTCAGCGTGTTCGGGAGGGTGCTCGCACCGGCACTGTCCGCTCCCGTCCTCGTCGCTGCGACGGTCGCCGTCGCGGTCGTGTCGGTGCTGTAGAATGCTGCGTCCTCGGTCTCGCTCTCGGCTGCGACGACCCCGGTATCGGGGTCGACTGTCGCTTTCTCGCGTGCCATATGGTGGGTAGAGTCGGGTATGACAGTATAAGCCTTCTCACTGAACTAACGGTCGGATCCGACGAAATATATCCTCTCGAGCGGAACGTCGACGAAATTTTGAACGAACGCGCTGGATTTCGCTCTCGTCGATCGAGGGCATCGACCACTCGCTCCTCGTTACGATTGCAGGGGCAATGCTTGTCCCAGCGATTACCGTAGTCGATGGGTATGGATTCGAAACGGCCCGACGTCCGACTCGACGACAAGCCCGATGAGGACGGTCTCGTCACCAAACGGGACCGAGAGGATCGATCCGCCCGCTCGCTCGTCGACAGGATCCGCGAGTACTTCAGTCGCTGATTCGAGGGCGGTCAACGGGCCGAGAGCGTTCAGTCGGCGTCCTCGAGGAGTCCGAGTTCGGTGGCGACGAGATCCGCGATGCGGTCGGCGACATCGGGATCGACCTCGGCGACGTCGTCGCCGTCGTGGAGCTGGTTATTGTGTCGTTCGATCGCGTCGGCGACGTCCGAGAGCGGAACGCGGGAAGTCGTTTCACAGTCAGGACAGACGACCGGGACGCGCGGCGCGTCCCCGTCCGACTCGCTTGTGTTCGTCATTTGTCGGGTATCTCGCGTCGACCGGTAAAACCTAATTGGTTCGAGCGACGGCTGAGTCGCGTCGCCGTTCGGAGCGGTCAGCCGGTCAGCATTGCTATGCTATACCAAGTCATATCGGCCGTTCACCGAATTCTGCCGTCCGTTTCCGCCGCTTTTCCCGCGAATTGGCCAGCAGTATTATTGTGGTCCGAGCGAACAGTCAGGTAGACGGGGGGTACGACAGTCTGTCGGTGGGTGACCCCATCCGATCCGTCCGCCCCGTCGTGACGTGCGA containing:
- a CDS encoding helix-turn-helix domain-containing protein yields the protein MSSQQHRSATQIDPVPDDLESAQAKLVYIYLDVVEGATVDELEEILAMKKINILSILNSLSSAGYVERTGSEYAAN
- the glnA gene encoding type I glutamate--ammonia ligase, which produces MTNGNLTAAEEEVLDEIEEEDIDFLRLQFTDILGTVKNVSVPARQAEKAFTEGIYFDGSSIEGFVRIQESDMRLKPDPDTFAVLPWQNREDGASARMICDVIDTSTGEPFEGDPRRVLKNALERADELGYTVNAAPEPEFFLFEEDEDGRATTETGDHGGYFDLAPKDLASDVRRDIIYGLEDMGFEIEASHHEVAKGQHEINFEYDDALSTADNVATFRTVVRAIAAKHDQHATFMPKPIPRINGSGMHTHLSLFEDGENAFHDEDDEFDLSETAHSFIAGILEHAPAITAVSNPTVNSYKRLVPGYEAPVYVAWSDRNRSALIRKPAARVPAASRIEARFPDPSCNPYLALAALIHAGLDGVERDLDCPDPVRENIYEFDEEKREEYGIDTLPTNLGEAVEALEEDEVIYSALGEHVGPKFVEAKSQEFEDYLVDVSDWELDRYLETF
- a CDS encoding thioredoxin family protein; translation: MAATSKPSRFETGEELDEFVASHDVALVEFYTSGCALCQAMEPVLGNVARATDVAIGMVNPGDDIELVDRFDIRSVPTLILFEDGAETARLAEGFQGGDAVTDFLETHVPTAVDAD